In Streptomyces sp. TS71-3, the following proteins share a genomic window:
- a CDS encoding HAD family hydrolase, giving the protein MRDNASVTSATAQPRTSDRPVRPRLIATDLDGTLLRDDKSVSRRTVAALAAAEEAGIEVFFVTGRPARWMGVVSEHVHGHGLAICGNGAAVVDLHGSAAGASGQPGAGLDAGAEGEWFSGHRFVKIRPLERPRAREVVDILRSVAPGTSFAVELTGGLHHEPTYPPLHLEPGESVAPAEKLLSDQAGVADQPVLKVLAYHPELSPDAFMALARAEVGSRATITRSSPSALLEISGAGVSKASTLALCCAERGISPAEVVAFGDMPNDVEMLTWAGTSYAVGNAHPAVLAAASGRTAGNNDDGVAAVIEQLLLER; this is encoded by the coding sequence ATGCGGGACAATGCCAGCGTGACCTCAGCCACCGCACAGCCCCGGACCTCCGACCGTCCCGTCCGGCCGCGGCTGATCGCGACCGACCTGGACGGCACGCTGCTGCGCGACGACAAGTCCGTCTCACGGCGCACGGTGGCCGCGCTCGCCGCCGCCGAGGAGGCCGGCATCGAGGTCTTCTTCGTGACCGGCCGGCCGGCCCGCTGGATGGGCGTGGTCAGCGAGCACGTCCACGGCCACGGCCTCGCCATCTGCGGAAACGGGGCCGCGGTGGTGGACCTGCACGGCAGCGCGGCAGGGGCGTCCGGGCAGCCCGGCGCGGGGCTCGACGCGGGCGCCGAGGGGGAGTGGTTCAGCGGGCACCGCTTCGTCAAGATACGTCCGCTGGAGCGGCCGCGAGCGCGCGAGGTCGTGGACATCCTGCGGTCGGTCGCCCCCGGCACGTCGTTCGCCGTGGAACTGACCGGCGGGCTGCACCACGAGCCCACCTACCCGCCGCTGCACCTGGAGCCGGGCGAGAGCGTCGCGCCCGCGGAGAAGCTGCTCTCCGACCAGGCCGGCGTCGCGGACCAGCCCGTCCTGAAGGTCCTCGCGTACCACCCCGAGCTGTCCCCCGACGCGTTCATGGCCCTCGCCAGGGCCGAGGTCGGCAGCCGTGCGACGATCACCCGGTCCAGCCCCAGCGCCCTGCTGGAGATCAGCGGAGCCGGCGTCTCCAAGGCCAGCACGCTGGCGCTGTGCTGCGCGGAGCGCGGCATCTCACCGGCCGAGGTGGTCGCCTTCGGCGACATGCCGAACGATGTCGAGATGCTCACGTGGGCGGGCACCTCCTACGCCGTGGGCAACGCCCACCCCGCGGTACTGGCCGCCGCCTCGGGCCGCACGGCCGGCAACAACGACGACGGGGTCGCGGCGGTCATCGAGCAGCTCCTGCTGGAACGCTGA
- the cydD gene encoding thiol reductant ABC exporter subunit CydD, whose amino-acid sequence MKPVDPRLLRYARRTRGFLIAVVALGLVGAGLVVAQATLIADVVAGAFQHGLSVAELRRPLALLVAVAVGRGAVGWLTEHAAHRASAAVKSELRGRLLDRVGELGPGWLGGQRTGSLVTLATRGVDALDGYFSRYLPQLGLAAMVPVVVLARIVTEDWVSAGIIAGTLPLIPVFMVLIGWATQSRMDRQWRLLSRLSGHFLDVVAGLPTLKVFGRAKAQADSIRRITGAYRQATLRTLRIAFLSSFALELLATLSVALVAVTIGMRLVRGELDLHTGLLILVLAPEAYLPVRQVGAQYHAAAEGLAAAEDVFAVLDAEGAGAGGAFSPSADGSISSRAGDRLSTRATSRSIGGADGPREPWEIRFDGVSVRYPGRSADAVSEVSFTVRAGETLALVGPSGAGKSTLVGAALGLVRPTAGRVRAGGADLADVPLEQWHRRLAWVPQRPHLFAGSIAENVRLASPGASPAAVRKALDDAGALEFVDGLPDGARTVLGEEGAGLSAGQRQRIALARAFLADRPVLVLDEPTAGLDGETEAGVVEAVRRLAHGRTVLLVAHRPALLAVADRVVRVRMPGPSAEPAAGVDLDAGVDPGLGLDLGPVAAQGVMLPARAVPAEGVVAGAAAVAPVVADSDSDSDSDSDSDSDSDSDAGAGTNAGAGAGTSAGSDASGSAGSGAVEGPGVPAAAEPVAEKGTSGSPGTPGSPATAVLRRVRGMASTRRGPLVGALLLGALAVGSAVGLMGTSGWLISRAAERPPVLYLMVAVTATRAFGIGRAAFRYAERLVSHDAVLRILADARVTVYRRLERLAPAGLRATRRGDLLSRLVADVDALQDYWLRWLLPAAAAALVSAGTAAFTAWLLPTAGAVLAAGLLGAGLGVPLLSAAVARRAERRLAPARGVLATRVTDLLTGTAELTVAGALPARTASAKRADAALTRITARAAAATALGSGLTALLSGLTLAGTALCGVAAVRDGRLAGVALAVVVLIPTAAFEALLGLPLAAQHRQRVRQSAERLYEVLDAPVPVREPAAPAAPPASPFPIRLRGLTARYPERGGPDGSDATGSDVTPHDVSHPDVTPPNVTAREGGPTRDLARDARGQAHGQARGPAREALCGVDLTLERGRRVAVVGPSGAGKSTLAQVLLRFLDASEGTYTLGGTDAYALDGDAVRRQVGLCGQDAHVFDSSLRENLLLARKDASEDDLRAALGRARLLDWVTALPDGLDTAVGEHGARLSGGQRQRLALARALLADFPVLVLDEPAEHLDLPTADALTADLLAATEGRTTLLITHRLAGLEAVDEVIVLDGGRVVQRGPYAELVAVDGPLRAMRERERLSEAVAVPA is encoded by the coding sequence GTGAAACCAGTCGATCCACGGTTGCTGCGCTATGCCCGGCGGACGCGGGGCTTCCTGATCGCTGTGGTCGCCCTCGGGCTCGTGGGAGCCGGGCTGGTCGTGGCGCAGGCGACGCTGATCGCGGACGTGGTGGCGGGCGCCTTCCAGCACGGGCTCTCCGTCGCCGAGCTACGGCGGCCGCTGGCGCTCCTGGTGGCGGTCGCGGTGGGGCGCGGCGCGGTCGGATGGCTCACCGAGCATGCGGCGCACCGGGCCAGCGCGGCGGTCAAGTCCGAGCTACGGGGACGGCTGCTGGACCGCGTGGGCGAGCTGGGACCGGGGTGGCTCGGCGGGCAACGCACCGGTTCCCTGGTCACTCTGGCCACCCGGGGCGTGGACGCGCTGGACGGCTACTTCTCGCGCTACCTCCCGCAGTTGGGGCTGGCGGCGATGGTGCCCGTGGTGGTGCTGGCGCGGATCGTGACCGAGGACTGGGTGTCGGCCGGGATCATCGCTGGCACGCTCCCGCTGATACCCGTCTTCATGGTGCTGATCGGCTGGGCCACGCAGTCCCGCATGGACCGCCAGTGGCGTCTGCTGTCACGCCTGTCGGGCCACTTCCTGGATGTGGTCGCGGGCCTGCCGACACTCAAGGTCTTCGGCAGGGCGAAGGCCCAGGCCGACTCGATCCGGCGGATCACCGGCGCCTACCGACAGGCCACCCTGCGCACCCTGCGCATCGCCTTCCTGTCGTCCTTCGCGCTGGAACTGCTGGCCACGCTCTCGGTCGCGCTGGTGGCGGTCACCATCGGGATGCGGTTGGTGAGGGGAGAGCTGGACCTCCACACCGGTCTGCTGATCCTCGTCCTCGCCCCGGAGGCGTATCTGCCGGTACGGCAGGTGGGCGCCCAGTACCACGCGGCGGCGGAGGGGCTGGCTGCGGCGGAGGATGTGTTCGCGGTTCTGGACGCGGAGGGGGCGGGGGCTGGCGGTGCCTTCTCTCCGAGTGCGGACGGGTCCATATCGTCGCGTGCGGGTGATCGCCTATCGACGCGCGCCACCTCGCGTTCGATCGGTGGAGCCGATGGACCGCGGGAGCCTTGGGAGATCCGGTTCGACGGGGTGTCGGTGCGGTATCCGGGGCGTTCGGCGGATGCCGTCTCCGAGGTCTCGTTCACCGTGCGGGCCGGGGAGACGCTGGCGCTGGTGGGGCCCAGCGGGGCCGGCAAGTCGACGCTGGTGGGCGCCGCGCTGGGGCTGGTGCGGCCCACGGCCGGGCGGGTGCGGGCCGGGGGCGCCGACCTGGCCGACGTACCGCTTGAACAGTGGCACCGGCGCCTGGCGTGGGTGCCGCAGCGGCCGCATCTGTTCGCCGGGTCGATCGCCGAGAACGTCCGTCTGGCGAGCCCCGGGGCGAGTCCCGCCGCGGTCAGGAAGGCGCTGGACGACGCCGGTGCGCTGGAGTTCGTCGACGGGCTGCCCGACGGGGCGCGGACGGTGCTCGGCGAGGAGGGCGCCGGCCTCTCGGCGGGCCAGCGCCAGCGGATCGCGCTGGCCAGGGCGTTCCTCGCCGACCGTCCGGTCCTGGTGCTCGACGAGCCGACGGCCGGGCTGGACGGCGAGACGGAGGCCGGCGTGGTGGAGGCCGTCCGCAGGCTTGCCCACGGCCGCACGGTCCTGCTCGTGGCCCACCGGCCCGCGCTGCTCGCGGTGGCCGATCGGGTGGTACGGGTCCGGATGCCGGGCCCGAGCGCGGAACCGGCCGCGGGGGTGGACCTGGACGCGGGTGTGGACCCGGGCCTGGGGCTGGACCTGGGGCCGGTCGCGGCTCAGGGCGTGATGCTTCCGGCCCGTGCGGTGCCTGCGGAGGGCGTGGTGGCGGGTGCTGCGGCTGTGGCACCTGTCGTAGCGGATTCGGATTCGGATTCGGATTCGGATTCGGATTCGGATTCGGATTCGGACTCGGATGCCGGTGCGGGTACGAATGCCGGTGCCGGTGCGGGTACGAGTGCGGGTTCGGATGCCAGCGGGAGCGCGGGCTCCGGCGCCGTGGAAGGGCCGGGCGTTCCCGCGGCGGCGGAACCGGTTGCCGAGAAGGGCACGTCCGGCTCACCCGGCACCCCCGGCTCGCCCGCCACAGCGGTACTGCGGCGTGTGCGCGGGATGGCGTCGACGCGGCGTGGGCCGCTGGTGGGGGCGTTGCTCCTGGGTGCCCTGGCGGTCGGCAGCGCGGTGGGGCTGATGGGCACGTCCGGGTGGCTGATCTCGCGGGCGGCCGAGCGGCCCCCGGTGCTCTACCTGATGGTCGCCGTGACGGCCACCCGGGCCTTCGGGATCGGCCGGGCGGCCTTCCGGTACGCCGAGCGGCTGGTGTCGCACGACGCGGTGCTGCGGATCCTGGCCGACGCCCGGGTCACGGTCTACCGGCGCCTGGAACGGCTCGCGCCCGCCGGGCTGCGCGCCACGCGCCGCGGGGACCTGCTCTCGCGGCTGGTCGCCGACGTGGACGCGCTCCAGGACTACTGGCTGCGCTGGCTGCTGCCCGCCGCGGCGGCCGCCCTGGTCTCCGCGGGCACCGCGGCCTTCACGGCCTGGCTGCTGCCCACCGCCGGTGCCGTGCTCGCGGCCGGGCTGCTGGGCGCCGGGCTCGGCGTCCCGCTGCTCTCCGCCGCCGTGGCCCGGCGCGCCGAGCGCAGGCTCGCACCGGCCCGCGGCGTGCTCGCCACCCGGGTCACCGACCTGCTCACCGGCACCGCCGAACTGACCGTCGCCGGCGCGCTGCCCGCCCGTACCGCCTCCGCGAAGCGCGCCGACGCCGCGCTCACCCGCATCACCGCACGCGCCGCCGCGGCCACCGCGCTCGGCAGCGGGCTGACGGCGCTGCTGTCGGGGCTGACGCTGGCCGGCACCGCGCTCTGCGGAGTGGCGGCGGTCCGGGACGGGCGACTGGCCGGTGTGGCCCTCGCCGTCGTCGTCCTCATCCCGACCGCCGCCTTCGAGGCGCTGCTCGGCCTGCCGCTCGCCGCCCAGCACCGGCAGCGGGTCCGGCAGAGCGCGGAGCGCCTGTACGAGGTCCTGGACGCGCCCGTGCCCGTACGCGAACCGGCGGCACCGGCCGCCCCGCCCGCCTCCCCGTTCCCGATCCGGCTACGGGGGCTGACGGCGCGTTACCCGGAGCGGGGCGGACCCGACGGTTCGGATGCAACAGGTTCGGACGTAACACCTCATGACGTATCACATCCGGACGTAACACCCCCGAACGTAACGGCGCGGGAGGGCGGCCCGACTCGTGACCTGGCACGTGACGCGCGTGGCCAGGCGCACGGCCAGGCGCGTGGCCCGGCACGCGAGGCGCTGTGCGGCGTCGACCTGACGCTGGAGCGCGGCCGCAGGGTCGCCGTCGTCGGGCCCTCCGGGGCGGGGAAGTCGACGCTCGCGCAGGTGCTGCTGCGGTTCCTGGACGCGTCCGAGGGGACGTACACGCTGGGCGGCACGGACGCGTACGCGCTGGACGGGGACGCGGTACGGCGGCAGGTGGGCCTGTGCGGCCAGGACGCGCACGTCTTCGACAGCTCCCTGCGGGAGAACCTGCTCCTGGCACGGAAGGACGCGAGCGAGGACGACCTCCGTGCCGCGCTCGGCCGGGCCAGGCTGCTGGACTGGGTGACGGCGCTGCCGGACGGCCTCGACACGGCGGTCGGCGAGCACGGGGCCCGGCTCTCCGGAGGGCAGCGGCAGCGGCTGGCGCTGGCCCGCGCGCTCCTCGCGGACTTCCCCGTCCTCGTCCTCGACGAGCCCGCCGAGCACCTCGACCTGCCGACCGCGGACGCCCTCACCGCCGATCTGCTGGCGGCGACCGAGGGCCGCACCACCCTGCTCATCACGCACCGGCTCGCCGGCCTGGAAGCCGTCGACGAGGTGATCGTGCTCGACGGCGGCCGGGTGGTGCAGCGCGGACCGTACGCAGAACTGGTCGCGGTGGACGGGCCGCTGCGGGCCATGCGGGAGCGGGAGCGCCTGAGCGAGGCGGTGGCGGTGCCGGCCTGA
- the cydB gene encoding cytochrome d ubiquinol oxidase subunit II yields MELHTVWFVLIAVLWTGYFFLEGFDFGVGILTGLLARDRVEKRVLINTIGPVWDGNEVWLLSAGGATFAAFPDWYATLFSGFYLPLLVVLVALIVRGVAFEYRAKRPGERWQRNWERAVFWASLAPAVLWGVAFADIVHGVPVDAHGDVTGGLGELLRPYALLGGVVTLVLFTFHGAVFVALKTVGDIRVRARRLAAVAGAVATLAALGFLLWTQADTGNIRSLVALVVAVVCLAAAQLANARGREGWAFAFSGTAVAASVAMLFLALFPEVMPSTLNTGWSLTVSNASSSPYTLKIMTWCAGIATPLVLLYQSWTYWVFRKRIGTQHIDDTGH; encoded by the coding sequence ATGGAACTCCACACCGTCTGGTTCGTCCTCATCGCCGTCCTGTGGACCGGCTACTTCTTCCTGGAGGGCTTCGACTTCGGGGTCGGCATCCTCACCGGGCTGCTGGCCCGCGACCGGGTCGAGAAGCGGGTCCTGATCAACACCATCGGCCCGGTCTGGGACGGCAACGAGGTCTGGTTGCTGTCGGCCGGCGGCGCGACGTTCGCCGCCTTCCCGGACTGGTACGCCACGCTGTTCTCGGGGTTCTACCTGCCGCTGCTGGTGGTCCTGGTCGCGCTGATCGTGCGCGGGGTGGCCTTCGAGTACCGGGCGAAGCGGCCCGGCGAGCGGTGGCAGCGGAACTGGGAGCGGGCGGTCTTCTGGGCCTCCCTGGCCCCGGCGGTGCTGTGGGGGGTGGCGTTCGCCGACATCGTGCACGGCGTGCCGGTCGACGCCCACGGCGACGTCACCGGCGGGCTGGGGGAGCTGCTGCGGCCTTACGCGCTGCTGGGCGGGGTGGTCACCCTGGTGCTCTTCACCTTCCACGGCGCCGTCTTCGTGGCGCTCAAGACGGTGGGGGACATCCGGGTGAGGGCGCGGCGGCTGGCCGCGGTCGCCGGGGCCGTCGCGACGCTGGCCGCGCTGGGCTTCCTGCTCTGGACCCAGGCCGACACCGGCAACATCCGCAGCCTGGTGGCCCTGGTGGTGGCCGTCGTCTGCCTGGCGGCGGCGCAGCTGGCCAATGCCCGGGGACGGGAGGGCTGGGCGTTCGCCTTCTCCGGGACGGCGGTGGCGGCGAGCGTCGCCATGCTCTTCCTGGCGCTGTTCCCGGAGGTCATGCCGTCGACGCTGAACACCGGCTGGAGCCTGACGGTCTCCAACGCCTCGTCCAGCCCGTACACGTTGAAGATCATGACCTGGTGCGCGGGGATCGCCACACCGCTGGTGCTCCTCTACCAGTCGTGGACGTACTGGGTGTTCCGCAAGCGGATCGGCACCCAGCACATAGACGACACGGGGCACTGA
- a CDS encoding cytochrome ubiquinol oxidase subunit I has product MDMALAPETLARWQFGITTVYHFLFVPLTISLAALTAGLETAWARTGKEKYLRATKFWGKLFLINIAMGVVTGIVQEFQFGMNWSDYSRFVGDVFGAPLAFEALIAFFFESTFIGLWIFGWDKLPKRLHLATIWMVALGTILSAYFILAANSWMQHPVGYHINKTTGRAELTDFLAVLTQNTALAQAFHTLTGSFLTGGAFMVGIAAYHLARRKHIPVMRTSLRLGLVTVVIAGLLTAVSGDQLGKVMFKQQPMKMASAEALWDGQKPAPFSLFAYGDVDKGHNTVAVEVPGLLSFLADDDFHSYVPGINDVNKAEQQKFGPGDYRPNIPVAYWGFRWMIGFGMTSFALGAAGLWLTRKRFMLPARLRTGEDEVPHLVPFRTPLGSRLGAWYWRVATWTLAFPLIANAWGWIFTETGRQPWVVYGVLQTRQAVSPGVSQGEVLLSMSVFTALYAVLAVIEVRLLATYVKAGPPELTDADLHPPTRIGGGPGDSDHPDHPDHDPDRPMAFSY; this is encoded by the coding sequence GTGGACATGGCTCTGGCGCCGGAGACCCTGGCGCGCTGGCAGTTCGGCATCACCACCGTCTACCACTTCCTCTTCGTCCCCCTGACGATCTCGCTCGCCGCCCTCACGGCAGGCCTGGAGACCGCCTGGGCGCGGACGGGGAAAGAGAAGTACCTCAGGGCGACGAAGTTCTGGGGCAAGCTCTTCCTGATCAACATCGCGATGGGTGTCGTCACCGGCATCGTGCAGGAGTTCCAGTTCGGCATGAACTGGTCCGACTACTCCCGCTTCGTCGGTGACGTCTTCGGCGCTCCCCTGGCCTTCGAGGCCCTGATCGCCTTCTTCTTCGAGTCGACCTTCATCGGCCTGTGGATCTTCGGCTGGGACAAGCTGCCCAAGCGGCTGCACCTGGCCACGATCTGGATGGTCGCCCTCGGCACGATCCTCTCCGCCTACTTCATCCTCGCGGCGAACTCCTGGATGCAGCACCCCGTCGGGTACCACATCAACAAGACCACGGGCCGCGCGGAGCTGACCGACTTCCTCGCGGTGCTGACCCAGAACACCGCCCTGGCCCAGGCCTTCCACACCCTCACGGGGTCCTTCCTCACCGGTGGCGCCTTCATGGTCGGCATCGCCGCCTACCACCTGGCCCGCCGCAAGCACATCCCGGTGATGCGGACCTCGCTCCGGCTCGGCCTGGTCACCGTCGTGATCGCGGGGCTCCTCACCGCGGTCAGCGGCGACCAGCTCGGCAAGGTGATGTTCAAGCAGCAGCCGATGAAGATGGCGTCCGCCGAGGCCCTCTGGGACGGGCAGAAGCCCGCGCCGTTCTCGCTCTTCGCCTACGGGGACGTGGACAAGGGCCACAACACGGTCGCCGTCGAGGTGCCCGGCCTGCTGTCCTTCCTCGCCGACGACGACTTCCACTCGTACGTGCCCGGCATCAACGACGTCAACAAGGCCGAACAGCAGAAGTTCGGCCCCGGCGACTACCGGCCGAACATCCCCGTCGCGTACTGGGGGTTCCGCTGGATGATCGGCTTCGGCATGACGTCGTTCGCGCTGGGCGCGGCCGGGCTCTGGCTGACCCGGAAGCGGTTCATGCTGCCGGCACGGTTGCGCACGGGCGAGGACGAGGTGCCGCACCTGGTGCCGTTCCGGACGCCGCTCGGCTCCCGGCTCGGTGCCTGGTACTGGCGGGTCGCCACCTGGACGCTGGCGTTCCCCCTGATCGCCAACGCCTGGGGATGGATCTTCACCGAGACCGGCCGGCAGCCCTGGGTCGTCTACGGCGTGCTCCAGACCCGCCAGGCCGTCTCCCCCGGGGTCTCCCAGGGCGAGGTGCTGCTCTCCATGTCCGTCTTCACCGCCCTCTACGCGGTGCTCGCGGTGATCGAGGTGCGGCTGCTGGCCACCTACGTGAAGGCCGGGCCGCCCGAGCTGACCGACGCCGACCTCCACCCGCCCACCCGCATCGGCGGTGGCCCCGGTGACTCCGACCACCCCGACCACCCCGATCACGACCCCGACCGGCCGATGGCCTTCTCGTACTGA
- the hisC gene encoding histidinol-phosphate transaminase, with amino-acid sequence MSETYPRLRPELEGIPTYKPGKPAAAAAPGAPAAFKLSSNENPYPPLPGVMETVMAAAGTLNRYPDMVCTHLMAELSERFAVPVSHVATGTGSVGVAQQLLQAAAGAGDEVIYAWRSFEAYPIITQISGAKAIQVPLTADEVHDLDAMADAVTDRTRLIFVCNPNNPTGTVVRRAELERFLDRVPDDVLVVLDEAYREFIRDPRVPDGIEIYRERPNVCVLRTFSKAYGLAGLRVGFAVAHEPVAAALRKTAVPFGVSQLAQEAAIASLRAEDELLGRVGLLVEERTRVVDALHAQGWTVPETQANFVWVRLGDRTEEFAAACEQMGVVVRAFPGEGVRVTVAEAEADDLFLQVTAAFRKEL; translated from the coding sequence GTGAGTGAGACGTACCCGAGGCTGCGCCCCGAGCTGGAGGGGATCCCCACCTACAAGCCGGGCAAGCCGGCGGCTGCCGCGGCTCCGGGTGCCCCCGCCGCCTTCAAGCTCTCGTCGAACGAGAACCCGTACCCGCCGCTGCCCGGCGTCATGGAGACGGTGATGGCCGCGGCCGGCACGCTCAACCGCTACCCGGACATGGTGTGCACGCACCTGATGGCCGAGCTCTCCGAGCGCTTCGCGGTGCCCGTCTCGCACGTGGCGACGGGCACGGGCTCGGTCGGAGTCGCCCAGCAGCTCCTCCAGGCCGCGGCCGGTGCGGGGGACGAGGTGATCTACGCCTGGCGGTCCTTCGAGGCGTACCCGATCATCACGCAGATCAGCGGTGCCAAGGCGATCCAGGTCCCGCTGACCGCGGACGAGGTGCACGACCTCGACGCCATGGCCGACGCGGTCACCGACCGCACCCGCCTGATCTTCGTCTGCAATCCCAACAACCCCACGGGCACCGTGGTCCGCCGCGCCGAGCTGGAGCGCTTCCTCGACCGCGTGCCGGACGACGTGCTGGTGGTGCTCGACGAGGCCTACCGCGAGTTCATCCGGGACCCCCGGGTGCCGGACGGCATAGAGATCTACCGCGAGCGGCCGAACGTCTGCGTCCTGCGCACCTTCTCCAAGGCGTATGGCCTCGCGGGCCTGCGGGTCGGCTTCGCCGTCGCGCATGAGCCGGTGGCCGCGGCGCTGCGGAAGACGGCGGTGCCCTTCGGGGTGAGCCAGCTCGCGCAGGAAGCGGCGATCGCCTCGCTGCGTGCCGAGGACGAACTGCTCGGCAGGGTGGGCCTCCTGGTCGAGGAGCGCACCCGCGTGGTCGACGCGCTCCACGCCCAGGGGTGGACGGTCCCCGAGACCCAGGCGAACTTCGTCTGGGTCCGCCTGGGCGACCGCACGGAGGAGTTCGCCGCCGCCTGCGAGCAGATGGGCGTGGTGGTCCGGGCCTTCCCGGGGGAGGGTGTCCGCGTCACGGTCGCGGAGGCCGAGGCGGACGACCTCTTCCTCCAGGTGACGGCGGCGTTCCGCAAGGAGCTTTAG